The following coding sequences are from one Xiphophorus couchianus chromosome 7, X_couchianus-1.0, whole genome shotgun sequence window:
- the ttll4 gene encoding tubulin monoglutamylase TTLL4 isoform X5: MLLSELQLVTSCQRNEPKCRETPLDIKSPKTIDCSSSPPVPHLSLKLSKHQGTKLWKNTSGHNSTKQETRSTKWQLNAPRRGHSTKAPTKHTKTQNGRATRSPSRNQQLDKFGPAGVLVAAANRKSHSAPLPRLSTCRGLDSSLCSNVPAVQCGDQRLQPTGLHAGEGVAPCLAGALVGSVTNQISAIHLTKEQQSSSTSTQSLYSSSSVTEEHLMSLECVMQVDGMEEELLDELENAFSDDGKTEPHAGQRVEMENTDDDSECYSIIRSSSSDASIPCISSIEEPMVLGAEDDREEQPALVPSLFPLMRPTLYFSTANEKVELLPAEQRRLLKWKMSSVTPNIVKHTIARSHFKATKKSNNWLGCWGHHMKSPGFKAIGEHQKLNHFPGTFQIGRKDRLWRNLSKMQHRFGKQEFNFFPKTFILPQDIKLLRKAWEDSGSRKKWIIKPPASARGMGIQVIHKWSQLPRKRPLLVQKYLHKPYLIGGNKFDLRIYVYVTSYEPLRIYLFSDGLVRFASCKYSSSMKTLNNKFMHLTNYSVNKMNSEYQTNSDDKACQGHKWALKALWHFLGSKGINTNLIREKIKDIVIKTIIASEPYVNTLLKMHVKTPHSCHELFGFDIMLDENLKPWILEVNISPSLHSNSALDVSIKGQMIRDLLNLAGFRIPPREEVVSSCSSASSSTSSLHGGNKEKRKSDLSADEKVKRAFYLAQRYADQVNKRMHTALLQQDFLSSVLDILTPEDVRVLAESEDELNRRGEFERIFPSHTSSRYLRFFECPRYLNILLDQWEQKHCNDRTKCISLLRLLCHKGIHLGSSDPAHMWSKYSYKSRLEPLKPGVVSPSRSRVVVSHRNASDDDCSDPESPSVSSLPSSQSTGSSVSSSARASPQPTPVQNLLPQHFSSF, from the exons CCTAAGACTATAGACTGTTCCTCTTCACCACCAGTGCCTCACCTGAGCTTGAAGCTGTCCAAACATCAGGGAACAAAGTTATGGAAGAATACCTCTGGCCACAACAGCACAAAGCAAGAAACGAGAAGCACAAAGTGGCAGCTGAACGCTCCACGAAGGGGCCATTCGACTAAGGCGCCAACAAAACACACTAAGACTCAAAATGGCCGTGCAACACGGTCGCCTTCAAGGAATCAGCAGCTAGATAAATTTGGTCCTGCAGGTGTTCTGGTTGCAGCTGCGAACCGCAAATCCCACAGTGCACCATTGCCCCGGCTATCTACATGCAGAGGACTGGATTCATCTCTCTGCAGCAATGTGCCAGCTGTTCAGTGTGGCGATCAGCGTCTGCAGCCCACAGGGCTCCATGCTGGTGAAGGTGTAGCTCCATGTCTTGCTGGAGCTTTGGTGGGCTCAGTGACCAATCAGATTTCAGCCATTCACCTCACCAAGGAACAACAGTCTTCCTCCACTTCAACTCAGTCCCTGTACTCATCCTCATCAGTGACAGAGGAGCATTTGATGAG CTTGGAATGTGTGATGCAGGTGGATGGAATGGAGGAGGAACTTCTAGATGAGCTGGAAAATGCCTTCAGTGATGATG GGAAGACAGAGCCACACGCTGGGCAGCGTGTTGAAATGGAAAACACTGATg atgattcaGAATGTTATTCCATCAttcgttcttcttcttctgatgCATCAATTCCTTGCATCTCTAG TATTGAAGAGCCGATGGTGTTGGGGGCAGAGGATGATCGAGAGGAGCAACCGGCGCTCGTACCCAGCTTGTTTCCCCTCATGCGCCCCACACTCTACTTCAGCACAGCCAATGAGAAAG TGGAGCTGCTGCCTGCCGAACAGAGACGCCTACTCAAATGGAAGATGAGCTCCGTTACCCCCAACATCGTCAAGCACACCATTGCTAGGTCACACTTCAAAGCTACCAAGA AGAGCAACAACTGGCTGGGCTGCTGGGGACACCACATGAAATCTCCTGGCTTTAAGGCCATCGGGGAGCACCAGAAG ttgaACCACTTTCCAGGAACCTTTCAAATTGGCAGGAAGGACCGACTTTGGAGGAATCTGTCCAAGATGCAGCATCGCTTTGGCAAGCAGGAGTTTAACTTCTTCCCAAAGACGTTCATCCTTCCTCAGGATATCAAACTGCTGCGGAAGGCATGGGAAGATAGTGGCTCCAGGAAGAAGTGGATCATCAAACCT CCTGCGTCAGCCAGAGGAATGGGGATCCAGGTCATCCACAAATGGAGTCAGCTGCCCCGCAAGAGACCATTGCTGGTGCAGAA GTACCTTCACAAACCCTACCTCATTGGCGGGAACAAGTTTGACTTGCGGATCTACGTCTATGTGACATCCTACGAGCCGCTCCGAATTTACCTGTTCTCTGACGGATTGGTCCGCTTTGCCAGCTGCAA gtATTCGTCTTCCATGAAGACTCTAAACAACAAGTTCATGCACCTGACCAACTACAGCGTGAACAAGATGAACTCTGAGTACCAGACAAACAGCGATGACAAGGCCTGCCAGGGACACAAATG GGCTTTGAAGGCTCTGTGGCATTTCCTTGGCTCTAAAGGCATCAACACCAACCTGATACGGGAGAAGATTAAAGACATTGTGATCAAAACTATTATAGC TTCTGAGCCATATGTGAACACCCTGCTGAAGATGCACGTGAAAACACCTCACAGCTGCCACGAGCTGTTTGGCTTTGACATCATGCTGGACGAGAACCTAAAACCCTGGATCCTGGAGGTCAACATATCACCCAG CCTCCACTCCAACTCTGCCCTGGACGTTTCCATTAAAGGCCAGATGATCAGAGACCTCCTGAACCTGGCCGGCTTCAGGATTCCCCCGAGAGAAGAAGTGGTGTCCTCCTGCAGCAGTGCCTCCAGCTCCACCAGCAG TTTGCATGGAGggaacaaagaaaagagaaaatctgacCTGTCTGCTGATGAGAAAGTAAAACGAGCATTTTACCTTGCACAGCGCTATGCCGACCAGGTAAACAAACGCATGCACACAGCTCTGTTACAGCAG GACTTCCTATCATCAGTGTTGGACATTTTGACTCCTGAGGACGTCCGCGTGCTGGCCGAGAGCGAAGATGAACTGAATCGACGAGGAGAGTTTGAGCGCATTTTCCCATCACATACTTCATCACGCTACCTTCGCTTCTTTGAGTGTCCCAGATACCTCAACATCCTGCTGGATCAGTGGGAACAGAAGCACTGCAATGACCGGACCAAAT GCATCAGTTTGCTGAGGCTTCTCTGTCATAAAGGAATCCATCTGGGGAGCAGTGACCCCGCTCACATG TGGTCCAAGTATAGCTACAAGTCGAGGTTGGAACCCCTGAAGCCAGGTGTGGTGAGTCCATCCAGATCCAG GGTGGTGGTCAGCCACCGTAATGCCTCTGATGACGACTGTTCAGACCCAGAGTCGCCGTCTGTGTCCAGTCTGCCCAGCTCCCAGAGTACGGGGTCCAGTGTAAGCAGTAGTGCCCGTGCCAGCCCTCAGCCCACCCCCGTTCAGAACCTGCTGCCTCAGCACTTTTCCTCCTTCTGA